From the genome of Castor canadensis chromosome 4, mCasCan1.hap1v2, whole genome shotgun sequence, one region includes:
- the Casp8 gene encoding caspase-8 isoform X4: MEKRVLLGETNLDILKRICEQINKSLLGKINDYELRRCSDNLTERRMSIEGCSDSFLNGEGSLGALAMSDSPREQDSESQVFVFQTSDKAYQMKNKPRGYCLIFNNYDFSVARKSVPKLHNIKDRKGTDLDEETLRQTFKMLHFEIILYKNSTAKEIYEVLQSYQTMDHNNKDCFVCCILSHGDKGIVYGTDGKQASIYELTSYFTGSKCPSLAGKPKVFFIQACQGENYHQAIPIDTDSEQDTYLEMDSSSQKRYIPDEADFLLGMATVTNCVSYRDPLRGTWFIQSLCRSLKERCPLGDDILTILTEVNYEVSNKDDWKNMGKQMPQPTFTLRKKLFFPLK, from the exons ATGGAGAAGAGAGTCCTCCTAGGTGAAACAAACTTGGACATCCTGAAAAGAATCTGTGAGCAAATCAACAAGAGCCTGCTGGGAAAGATCAATGACTATGAATTGAGAAGATGTAGCGACAATCTGACAG AGAGAAGAATGAGCATTGAAGGATGTTCAGATTCATTTTTGAATG GGGAGGGGTCCCTCGGAGCGCTGGCAATGTCAGACTCTCCAAGAGAACAAGACAGTGAGTCACAG GTGTTTGTTTTCCAGACATCGGACAAAGCTtaccaaatgaaaaacaaaccaagagGATACTGTTTAATCTTCAACAATTACGATTTTAGCGTGGCACGGAAAAGCGTACCTAAACTTCACAACATTAAGGATAGGAAAGGAACAGACTTGGATGAAG AGACTTTGAGACAAACCTTTAAGATGCTTCATTTTGAGATAATACTTTACAAAAACTCCACAGCAAAGGAAATCTATGAGGTTCTACAATCCTATCAAACTATGGACCACAATAACAAAGACTGCTTTGTCTGCTGTATCCTCTCCCATGGAGACAAAGGCATTGTCTATGGCACCGACGGAAAGCAGGCCTCCATCTATGAACTGACATCTTATTTCACTGGTTCCAAGTGCCCTTCCCTGGCTGGAAAACCCAAAGTCTTTTTTATTCAGGCTTGTCAAGGGGAAAACTATCATCAAGCTATACCTATTGACACTGACTCAGAGCAGGACACCTATTTAGAAATGGACTCATCATCTCAAAAGAGATATATCCCAGATGAGGCTGACTTTCTGCTGGGGATGGCCACTGTGACCAACTGTGTTTCCTACCGAGACCCCTTGAGAGGGACCTGGTTTATCCAGTCACTTTGCCGGAGTCTGAAGGAAAGATGTCCTCT AGGTGATGACATTCTCACCATCCTAACTGAAGTAAACTATGAAGTGAGCAATAAAGACGACTGGAAGAACATGGGGAAACAGATGCCACAGCCTACCTTCACACTAAGGAAAAAACTCTTCTTCCCTCTTAAGTGA
- the Casp8 gene encoding caspase-8 isoform X3, producing the protein MDFSECLYNIGEQLDSDELASLKFLSLDYIPQKKQEPIKDTLMLFQRLQEKGMLEEGNLSFLKELLFRINRLDLLQTFLATTKEEMEKELQILGRAQISAYRVMLFQVSEDVDKQELKSFKFFLNKEISKCKLDNDMSLLDIFTEMEKRVLLGETNLDILKRICEQINKSLLGKINDYELRRCSDNLTERRMSIEGCSDSFLNETLRQTFKMLHFEIILYKNSTAKEIYEVLQSYQTMDHNNKDCFVCCILSHGDKGIVYGTDGKQASIYELTSYFTGSKCPSLAGKPKVFFIQACQGENYHQAIPIDTDSEQDTYLEMDSSSQKRYIPDEADFLLGMATVTNCVSYRDPLRGTWFIQSLCRSLKERCPLGDDILTILTEVNYEVSNKDDWKNMGKQMPQPTFTLRKKLFFPLK; encoded by the exons ATGGATTTCAGTGAGTGTCTTTACAATATTGGGGAGCAACTTGACAGTGATGAGTTGGCCTCTCTCAAGTTCCTGAGCCTAGACTACATCCCACAAAAGAAACAAGAGCCCATCAAGGATACTTTGATGCTATTCCAGAGACTGCAGGAGAAAGGAATGTTGGAGGAAGGCAATCTGTCCTTCTTGAAGGAGCTGCTTTTCCGAATTAATAGACTGGACCTGCTGCAAACTTTTCTGGCCACAACCAAGGAAGAGATGGAAAAAGAGCTCCAGATTCTAGGCAGGGCCCAGATTTCTGCCTACAG GGTAATGCTTTTTCAAGTTTCAGAAGATGTAGACAAGCAGGAATTGaagtcttttaagttttttttgaaCAAGGAGATCTCCAAGTGTAAGCTGGATAATGACATG AGTTTGCTCGATATTTTCACAGAGATGGAGAAGAGAGTCCTCCTAGGTGAAACAAACTTGGACATCCTGAAAAGAATCTGTGAGCAAATCAACAAGAGCCTGCTGGGAAAGATCAATGACTATGAATTGAGAAGATGTAGCGACAATCTGACAG AGAGAAGAATGAGCATTGAAGGATGTTCAGATTCATTTTTGAATG AGACTTTGAGACAAACCTTTAAGATGCTTCATTTTGAGATAATACTTTACAAAAACTCCACAGCAAAGGAAATCTATGAGGTTCTACAATCCTATCAAACTATGGACCACAATAACAAAGACTGCTTTGTCTGCTGTATCCTCTCCCATGGAGACAAAGGCATTGTCTATGGCACCGACGGAAAGCAGGCCTCCATCTATGAACTGACATCTTATTTCACTGGTTCCAAGTGCCCTTCCCTGGCTGGAAAACCCAAAGTCTTTTTTATTCAGGCTTGTCAAGGGGAAAACTATCATCAAGCTATACCTATTGACACTGACTCAGAGCAGGACACCTATTTAGAAATGGACTCATCATCTCAAAAGAGATATATCCCAGATGAGGCTGACTTTCTGCTGGGGATGGCCACTGTGACCAACTGTGTTTCCTACCGAGACCCCTTGAGAGGGACCTGGTTTATCCAGTCACTTTGCCGGAGTCTGAAGGAAAGATGTCCTCT AGGTGATGACATTCTCACCATCCTAACTGAAGTAAACTATGAAGTGAGCAATAAAGACGACTGGAAGAACATGGGGAAACAGATGCCACAGCCTACCTTCACACTAAGGAAAAAACTCTTCTTCCCTCTTAAGTGA
- the Casp8 gene encoding caspase-8 isoform X1 — translation MDFSECLYNIGEQLDSDELASLKFLSLDYIPQKKQEPIKDTLMLFQRLQEKGMLEEGNLSFLKELLFRINRLDLLQTFLATTKEEMEKELQILGRAQISAYRVMLFQVSEDVDKQELKSFKFFLNKEISKCKLDNDMSLLDIFTEMEKRVLLGETNLDILKRICEQINKSLLGKINDYELRRCSDNLTERRMSIEGCSDSFLNGEGSLGALAMSDSPREQDSESQVFVFQTSDKAYQMKNKPRGYCLIFNNYDFSVARKSVPKLHNIKDRKGTDLDEETLRQTFKMLHFEIILYKNSTAKEIYEVLQSYQTMDHNNKDCFVCCILSHGDKGIVYGTDGKQASIYELTSYFTGSKCPSLAGKPKVFFIQACQGENYHQAIPIDTDSEQDTYLEMDSSSQKRYIPDEADFLLGMATVTNCVSYRDPLRGTWFIQSLCRSLKERCPLGDDILTILTEVNYEVSNKDDWKNMGKQMPQPTFTLRKKLFFPLK, via the exons ATGGATTTCAGTGAGTGTCTTTACAATATTGGGGAGCAACTTGACAGTGATGAGTTGGCCTCTCTCAAGTTCCTGAGCCTAGACTACATCCCACAAAAGAAACAAGAGCCCATCAAGGATACTTTGATGCTATTCCAGAGACTGCAGGAGAAAGGAATGTTGGAGGAAGGCAATCTGTCCTTCTTGAAGGAGCTGCTTTTCCGAATTAATAGACTGGACCTGCTGCAAACTTTTCTGGCCACAACCAAGGAAGAGATGGAAAAAGAGCTCCAGATTCTAGGCAGGGCCCAGATTTCTGCCTACAG GGTAATGCTTTTTCAAGTTTCAGAAGATGTAGACAAGCAGGAATTGaagtcttttaagttttttttgaaCAAGGAGATCTCCAAGTGTAAGCTGGATAATGACATG AGTTTGCTCGATATTTTCACAGAGATGGAGAAGAGAGTCCTCCTAGGTGAAACAAACTTGGACATCCTGAAAAGAATCTGTGAGCAAATCAACAAGAGCCTGCTGGGAAAGATCAATGACTATGAATTGAGAAGATGTAGCGACAATCTGACAG AGAGAAGAATGAGCATTGAAGGATGTTCAGATTCATTTTTGAATG GGGAGGGGTCCCTCGGAGCGCTGGCAATGTCAGACTCTCCAAGAGAACAAGACAGTGAGTCACAG GTGTTTGTTTTCCAGACATCGGACAAAGCTtaccaaatgaaaaacaaaccaagagGATACTGTTTAATCTTCAACAATTACGATTTTAGCGTGGCACGGAAAAGCGTACCTAAACTTCACAACATTAAGGATAGGAAAGGAACAGACTTGGATGAAG AGACTTTGAGACAAACCTTTAAGATGCTTCATTTTGAGATAATACTTTACAAAAACTCCACAGCAAAGGAAATCTATGAGGTTCTACAATCCTATCAAACTATGGACCACAATAACAAAGACTGCTTTGTCTGCTGTATCCTCTCCCATGGAGACAAAGGCATTGTCTATGGCACCGACGGAAAGCAGGCCTCCATCTATGAACTGACATCTTATTTCACTGGTTCCAAGTGCCCTTCCCTGGCTGGAAAACCCAAAGTCTTTTTTATTCAGGCTTGTCAAGGGGAAAACTATCATCAAGCTATACCTATTGACACTGACTCAGAGCAGGACACCTATTTAGAAATGGACTCATCATCTCAAAAGAGATATATCCCAGATGAGGCTGACTTTCTGCTGGGGATGGCCACTGTGACCAACTGTGTTTCCTACCGAGACCCCTTGAGAGGGACCTGGTTTATCCAGTCACTTTGCCGGAGTCTGAAGGAAAGATGTCCTCT AGGTGATGACATTCTCACCATCCTAACTGAAGTAAACTATGAAGTGAGCAATAAAGACGACTGGAAGAACATGGGGAAACAGATGCCACAGCCTACCTTCACACTAAGGAAAAAACTCTTCTTCCCTCTTAAGTGA
- the Casp8 gene encoding caspase-8 isoform X2 encodes MDFSECLYNIGEQLDSDELASLKFLSLDYIPQKKQEPIKDTLMLFQRLQEKGMLEEGNLSFLKELLFRINRLDLLQTFLATTKEEMEKELQILGRAQISAYRVMLFQVSEDVDKQELKSFKFFLNKEISKCKLDNDMSLLDIFTEMEKRVLLGETNLDILKRICEQINKSLLGKINDYELRRCSDNLTERRMSIEGCSDSFLNGEGSLGALAMSDSPREQDSESQTSDKAYQMKNKPRGYCLIFNNYDFSVARKSVPKLHNIKDRKGTDLDEETLRQTFKMLHFEIILYKNSTAKEIYEVLQSYQTMDHNNKDCFVCCILSHGDKGIVYGTDGKQASIYELTSYFTGSKCPSLAGKPKVFFIQACQGENYHQAIPIDTDSEQDTYLEMDSSSQKRYIPDEADFLLGMATVTNCVSYRDPLRGTWFIQSLCRSLKERCPLGDDILTILTEVNYEVSNKDDWKNMGKQMPQPTFTLRKKLFFPLK; translated from the exons ATGGATTTCAGTGAGTGTCTTTACAATATTGGGGAGCAACTTGACAGTGATGAGTTGGCCTCTCTCAAGTTCCTGAGCCTAGACTACATCCCACAAAAGAAACAAGAGCCCATCAAGGATACTTTGATGCTATTCCAGAGACTGCAGGAGAAAGGAATGTTGGAGGAAGGCAATCTGTCCTTCTTGAAGGAGCTGCTTTTCCGAATTAATAGACTGGACCTGCTGCAAACTTTTCTGGCCACAACCAAGGAAGAGATGGAAAAAGAGCTCCAGATTCTAGGCAGGGCCCAGATTTCTGCCTACAG GGTAATGCTTTTTCAAGTTTCAGAAGATGTAGACAAGCAGGAATTGaagtcttttaagttttttttgaaCAAGGAGATCTCCAAGTGTAAGCTGGATAATGACATG AGTTTGCTCGATATTTTCACAGAGATGGAGAAGAGAGTCCTCCTAGGTGAAACAAACTTGGACATCCTGAAAAGAATCTGTGAGCAAATCAACAAGAGCCTGCTGGGAAAGATCAATGACTATGAATTGAGAAGATGTAGCGACAATCTGACAG AGAGAAGAATGAGCATTGAAGGATGTTCAGATTCATTTTTGAATG GGGAGGGGTCCCTCGGAGCGCTGGCAATGTCAGACTCTCCAAGAGAACAAGACAGTGAGTCACAG ACATCGGACAAAGCTtaccaaatgaaaaacaaaccaagagGATACTGTTTAATCTTCAACAATTACGATTTTAGCGTGGCACGGAAAAGCGTACCTAAACTTCACAACATTAAGGATAGGAAAGGAACAGACTTGGATGAAG AGACTTTGAGACAAACCTTTAAGATGCTTCATTTTGAGATAATACTTTACAAAAACTCCACAGCAAAGGAAATCTATGAGGTTCTACAATCCTATCAAACTATGGACCACAATAACAAAGACTGCTTTGTCTGCTGTATCCTCTCCCATGGAGACAAAGGCATTGTCTATGGCACCGACGGAAAGCAGGCCTCCATCTATGAACTGACATCTTATTTCACTGGTTCCAAGTGCCCTTCCCTGGCTGGAAAACCCAAAGTCTTTTTTATTCAGGCTTGTCAAGGGGAAAACTATCATCAAGCTATACCTATTGACACTGACTCAGAGCAGGACACCTATTTAGAAATGGACTCATCATCTCAAAAGAGATATATCCCAGATGAGGCTGACTTTCTGCTGGGGATGGCCACTGTGACCAACTGTGTTTCCTACCGAGACCCCTTGAGAGGGACCTGGTTTATCCAGTCACTTTGCCGGAGTCTGAAGGAAAGATGTCCTCT AGGTGATGACATTCTCACCATCCTAACTGAAGTAAACTATGAAGTGAGCAATAAAGACGACTGGAAGAACATGGGGAAACAGATGCCACAGCCTACCTTCACACTAAGGAAAAAACTCTTCTTCCCTCTTAAGTGA